A genomic stretch from Canis lupus baileyi chromosome 3, mCanLup2.hap1, whole genome shotgun sequence includes:
- the LOC140628608 gene encoding C-type lectin domain family 18 member A-like isoform X1 — protein MLRPEPSARLPLLLALLGMAWMEVQLLPLQEGQAPTPGALSSKETFLLLSLHNRLRSRVHPPAANMQRMDWSESLARWAQARAALCGAPTQSPASAPRATQQVGWNVQLLPMGSASFIYVVGLWFAEGQWYSHSAAECAHNATCTHYTQLVWATSSQLGCGRHRCSGAQAEMEAFVCAYSPGGNWEANGKPIVPYRKGSWCSLCTARASGCFKAWDHAGGLCEVPRNPCRMSCRNHGHLNISTCHCHCPPGYTGRYCQVRCSGQCVHGRFREEECSCVCAVGYGGARCATKVHFPFHTCDLRIDGDCFMVSSEADTYYGAKMKCQEKGGVLAQIESQKVQDILAFYLGRLETNEVTDNDFETRNFWIGLTYKTTKDSFRWTTGEHQSFTSFAFGQPDNQGFGNCVELQASAAFNWNDQRCKTRNRYICQFAEEHLSRWDPGP, from the exons ATGCTGCGGCCAGAGCCCTCCGCCAGGCTGCCCTTGCTTCTGGCTCTCCTCGGCATGGCCTGGATGGAGGTGCAACTCCTCCCATTACAGGAGGGACAGGCTCCGACACCTGGAG CCCTGAGCAGCAAGGAGACgttcctgctcctctccctgcacaACCGCCTGCGCAGCCGGGTGCACCCCCCCGCAGCCAACATGCAGAGAATG GACTGGAGCGAGAGCCTGGCCCGATGGGCTCAGGCCAGGGCAGCCCTCTGTGGTGCCCCAACCCAAAGCCCTGCATCAGCACCTCGAGCCACCCAGCAAGTAGGCTGGAACGTGCAGCTGCTGCCCATGGGTTCGGCGTCTTTCATCTACGTGGTGGGCCTGTGGTTTGCAGAGGGGCAGTGGTACAGCCACTCAGCAGCCGAGTGTGCCCACAATGCCACCTGCACCCACTACACTCAG CTTGTGTGGGCCACCTCGAGCCAGCTGGGCTGCGGGCGCCATCGGTGCTCTGGGGCCCAGGCAGAGATGGAAGCCTTTGTCTGTGCCTACTCTCCCGG AGGCAACTGGGAGGCAAACGGGAAGCCCATCGTCCCCTATAGGAAGGGCTCCTGGTGTTCGCTCTGCACGGCCCGCGCCTCCGGCTGCTTCAAAGCCTGGGACCACGCAGGAGGGCTGTGTG AGGTCCCCAGGAACCCATGTCGCATGAGCTGCCGGAACCACGGACATCTCAACATCAGCACCTGCCACTGCCACTGTCCCCCCGGCTACACAGGCAGATACTGCcaag TGCGGTGCAGCGGGCAGTGCGTGCACGGCCGGTTCCGGGAGGAGGAGTGTTCCTGCGTCTGCGCTGTCGGCTATGGGGGAGCCCGGTGTGCCA CCAAGGTGCACTTTCCCTTCCACACTTGTGACCTGAGGATCGATGGAGACTGCTTCATGGTGTCTTCGGAGGCAGACACCTACTATGGAGCCAAGATGAAATGCCAG GAAAAGGGCGGGGTGCTAGCCCAGATTGAGAGCCAGAAGGTGCAGGACATCCTTGCCTTCTACCTCGGCCGCCTGGAGACCAACGAGGTGACGGACAACGACTTTGAGACCAGAAACTTCTGGATCG GGCTCACCTACAAGACCACCAAGGATTCATTCCGCTGGACCACCGGGGAGCACCAGTCCTTCACCAGTTTTGCCTTTGGGCAGCCTGACAACCAGGG GTTTGGCAACTGCGTGGAGCTACAGGCGTCAGCCGCCTTCAACTGGAATGACCAGCGCTGTAAAACCCGAAACCGTTACATCTGCCAGTTCG CTGAGGAGCACCTTTCCCGGTGGGACCCGGGGCCCTGA
- the LOC140628608 gene encoding C-type lectin domain family 18 member A-like isoform X2, producing the protein MLRPEPSARLPLLLALLGMAWMEVQLLPLQEGQAPTPGALSSKETFLLLSLHNRLRSRVHPPAANMQRMDWSESLARWAQARAALCGAPTQSPASAPRATQQVGWNVQLLPMGSASFIYVVGLWFAEGQWYSHSAAECAHNATCTHYTQLVWATSSQLGCGRHRCSGAQAEMEAFVCAYSPGGNWEANGKPIVPYRKGSWCSLCTARASGCFKAWDHAGGLCEVPRNPCRMSCRNHGHLNISTCHCHCPPGYTGRYCQAKVHFPFHTCDLRIDGDCFMVSSEADTYYGAKMKCQEKGGVLAQIESQKVQDILAFYLGRLETNEVTDNDFETRNFWIGLTYKTTKDSFRWTTGEHQSFTSFAFGQPDNQGFGNCVELQASAAFNWNDQRCKTRNRYICQFAEEHLSRWDPGP; encoded by the exons ATGCTGCGGCCAGAGCCCTCCGCCAGGCTGCCCTTGCTTCTGGCTCTCCTCGGCATGGCCTGGATGGAGGTGCAACTCCTCCCATTACAGGAGGGACAGGCTCCGACACCTGGAG CCCTGAGCAGCAAGGAGACgttcctgctcctctccctgcacaACCGCCTGCGCAGCCGGGTGCACCCCCCCGCAGCCAACATGCAGAGAATG GACTGGAGCGAGAGCCTGGCCCGATGGGCTCAGGCCAGGGCAGCCCTCTGTGGTGCCCCAACCCAAAGCCCTGCATCAGCACCTCGAGCCACCCAGCAAGTAGGCTGGAACGTGCAGCTGCTGCCCATGGGTTCGGCGTCTTTCATCTACGTGGTGGGCCTGTGGTTTGCAGAGGGGCAGTGGTACAGCCACTCAGCAGCCGAGTGTGCCCACAATGCCACCTGCACCCACTACACTCAG CTTGTGTGGGCCACCTCGAGCCAGCTGGGCTGCGGGCGCCATCGGTGCTCTGGGGCCCAGGCAGAGATGGAAGCCTTTGTCTGTGCCTACTCTCCCGG AGGCAACTGGGAGGCAAACGGGAAGCCCATCGTCCCCTATAGGAAGGGCTCCTGGTGTTCGCTCTGCACGGCCCGCGCCTCCGGCTGCTTCAAAGCCTGGGACCACGCAGGAGGGCTGTGTG AGGTCCCCAGGAACCCATGTCGCATGAGCTGCCGGAACCACGGACATCTCAACATCAGCACCTGCCACTGCCACTGTCCCCCCGGCTACACAGGCAGATACTGCcaag CCAAGGTGCACTTTCCCTTCCACACTTGTGACCTGAGGATCGATGGAGACTGCTTCATGGTGTCTTCGGAGGCAGACACCTACTATGGAGCCAAGATGAAATGCCAG GAAAAGGGCGGGGTGCTAGCCCAGATTGAGAGCCAGAAGGTGCAGGACATCCTTGCCTTCTACCTCGGCCGCCTGGAGACCAACGAGGTGACGGACAACGACTTTGAGACCAGAAACTTCTGGATCG GGCTCACCTACAAGACCACCAAGGATTCATTCCGCTGGACCACCGGGGAGCACCAGTCCTTCACCAGTTTTGCCTTTGGGCAGCCTGACAACCAGGG GTTTGGCAACTGCGTGGAGCTACAGGCGTCAGCCGCCTTCAACTGGAATGACCAGCGCTGTAAAACCCGAAACCGTTACATCTGCCAGTTCG CTGAGGAGCACCTTTCCCGGTGGGACCCGGGGCCCTGA